A region from the Clostridium beijerinckii genome encodes:
- a CDS encoding iron export ABC transporter permease subunit FetB: MNNTVMNLSILQLSIAYIFVLIMLVIFKSRGIKREKQILIASTRMTVQLTIMGYVLMFVFNNPSWWLTSLMIIIMISFAIYNSIKRVKVTMSKELKIIIAFSMVCGALLTATFFIIVVLNVRPWFNPQYFIPISGMIVGNSMTGIALGANKLCSDIEDKHAEIENSLMLGASPTSATKEIVNNAFDSAILPTMNNMLTMGIVSLPGMMTGQILSGTFPITAIKYQIGIMLAILGSTSIVTVLFVTLGYRTFFTKDNRLK; the protein is encoded by the coding sequence ATGAATAATACAGTAATGAACCTTTCTATTTTGCAACTTTCAATTGCTTATATTTTTGTGCTTATTATGCTGGTTATTTTTAAGTCAAGAGGAATTAAACGTGAAAAGCAAATCTTAATTGCCTCAACCAGAATGACTGTGCAACTTACAATAATGGGTTATGTATTGATGTTTGTTTTTAATAATCCAAGTTGGTGGCTTACTTCTTTAATGATCATAATTATGATTTCTTTTGCAATTTATAATTCTATTAAGAGGGTAAAAGTCACAATGTCAAAAGAATTAAAGATTATTATTGCTTTTTCTATGGTGTGTGGTGCACTTTTAACTGCTACATTTTTTATAATAGTGGTATTAAATGTGCGGCCATGGTTTAATCCACAATATTTTATACCTATTTCTGGAATGATTGTTGGTAATAGTATGACAGGTATTGCTTTAGGAGCCAATAAGTTATGTAGTGATATTGAAGATAAACATGCAGAAATTGAAAATTCTTTGATGCTTGGAGCAAGCCCTACTTCAGCTACTAAAGAAATTGTAAATAATGCTTTTGATAGTGCAATTTTGCCAACAATGAATAATATGCTAACTATGGGAATAGTTTCGTTACCTGGCATGATGACTGGACAAATTCTTTCTGGTACTTTTCCAATTACTGCAATTAAATATCAAATTGGGATTATGCTTGCTATTTTAGGTAGTACTTCTATTGTTACTGTTTTGTTTGTAACCCTTGGTTATAGAACTTTTTTCACTAAAGATAATAGATTAAAATAA
- a CDS encoding NADP-dependent glyceraldehyde-3-phosphate dehydrogenase: MFNCINGGNNIFKNLINGEWISSRNGNYIEISSPIDDSIVGKVPAMTKEEVDFVLKTSREAQIEWKKIPTNERAEILYKAANILLDHSDELAEIMIREIAKDKKSCKSEISRTADFIRFTADTAKNMSGESIPGDSFPGFNRNKISVVTREPLGVVLAISPFNYPVNLSASKIAPAIVAGNSVVLKPATQGSLCGLYLARVFQEAGVPKGVLNTITGKGSEIGDYIVTHPSVDFINFTGSTDVGIRISKITSMVPLLMELGGKDAAIVLEDADLELTASNIVSGGYSYSGQRCTAVKRILVVDKVADKLVKKVKEKMEKLIIGNPLEKDVDIVPLINSKAADFVSELIEDARNKGAHLVIGGIREKNLIYPTLFDKVTTDMRLAWEEPFGPVLPIIRVKDKDEAIEIANKSQYGLQSAVFTENINDAFYIADKLEVGTVQINNKTERGPDHFPFLGVKASGIGTQGIKYSIESMSRPKATVINLKRE, encoded by the coding sequence ATGTTTAACTGTATAAATGGCGGAAATAATATATTTAAAAATTTAATAAATGGTGAATGGATTAGTAGTAGGAATGGAAATTATATAGAGATAAGTTCTCCTATTGATGACTCAATCGTTGGTAAAGTACCTGCAATGACAAAAGAGGAAGTGGATTTTGTTCTAAAAACTTCTAGGGAAGCACAAATAGAATGGAAGAAGATTCCTACAAATGAAAGAGCTGAAATACTATATAAAGCTGCAAATATATTACTTGATCATAGTGATGAGCTTGCAGAAATTATGATTAGAGAAATTGCTAAAGATAAAAAGAGCTGTAAATCAGAAATTTCTAGAACTGCTGATTTTATAAGATTTACAGCAGATACAGCTAAGAATATGTCAGGAGAAAGTATTCCAGGAGATTCTTTCCCTGGGTTTAATAGAAATAAAATTTCTGTTGTTACCAGAGAACCTCTAGGCGTAGTTCTTGCCATATCACCATTTAATTATCCTGTAAACTTATCAGCTTCAAAAATAGCACCAGCAATTGTTGCAGGAAATTCTGTTGTATTAAAACCAGCAACTCAAGGAAGTTTATGTGGATTATATCTAGCAAGAGTTTTTCAAGAAGCTGGAGTGCCAAAGGGTGTATTAAATACAATTACAGGTAAAGGTAGTGAGATAGGGGACTATATTGTTACTCACCCTAGCGTAGATTTCATTAATTTTACTGGAAGTACAGATGTGGGAATTAGAATATCTAAAATAACTAGTATGGTTCCACTTTTGATGGAACTTGGCGGAAAAGATGCTGCTATAGTTCTGGAAGATGCTGACTTAGAACTTACCGCAAGCAATATTGTTTCAGGTGGATACTCATATTCTGGTCAAAGATGTACAGCTGTAAAGAGAATTTTAGTAGTAGATAAAGTAGCAGATAAATTAGTTAAAAAAGTAAAAGAAAAAATGGAAAAGCTAATTATAGGCAATCCTCTAGAAAAGGATGTTGATATAGTACCTCTTATTAATTCTAAAGCAGCAGATTTTGTTTCGGAACTAATCGAAGATGCAAGAAATAAAGGTGCACATTTAGTTATAGGTGGAATAAGAGAAAAAAACCTAATCTATCCAACTCTTTTTGATAAAGTAACTACAGATATGAGACTTGCATGGGAAGAACCATTTGGTCCAGTACTTCCAATTATAAGAGTTAAAGATAAAGATGAAGCTATAGAAATAGCTAATAAATCACAATATGGCCTCCAAAGTGCTGTATTTACAGAAAATATAAATGATGCCTTTTATATAGCTGATAAACTAGAAGTTGGAACAGTTCAAATAAATAATAAAACTGAACGAGGACCAGATCATTTCCCTTTCCTTGGAGTAAAGGCTTCTGGAATAGGAACACAAGGAATAAAATATTCTATTGAATCTATGTCTAGACCTAAAGCAACAGTAATAAATTTAAAAAGGGAATAG
- a CDS encoding leucyl/phenylalanyl-tRNA--protein transferase, giving the protein MPIFKLTKEIVFPNPEFSEEDGLLAIGGDLSLERLILAYCNGIFPWYNEGEPILWWCPKPRFIIIPKDVKISKSMKKLIIKEDFKVTFNNDFTGVISNCKSMREINDEGTWITDDMKDAYVNLFNNGYAMSVETYIDEELVGGLYGVKIGKCFFGESMFSKVSNASKIALIKLSEKLNKEDFIFIDCQMHTNHLESMGGKFVEWSIYKDLLNKGIEFNKVIKAQSKK; this is encoded by the coding sequence ATGCCTATATTTAAATTGACAAAAGAAATTGTCTTTCCAAATCCAGAGTTTTCTGAAGAAGATGGACTTTTGGCAATTGGAGGAGATTTATCTTTAGAAAGATTAATATTAGCTTATTGTAATGGTATATTTCCATGGTATAACGAGGGTGAACCAATTCTTTGGTGGTGTCCGAAACCTAGATTTATAATAATACCTAAAGATGTGAAAATTTCTAAATCAATGAAGAAACTTATTATAAAAGAAGACTTCAAGGTAACCTTTAATAATGACTTTACAGGAGTAATAAGTAATTGTAAATCAATGAGAGAAATTAATGATGAAGGAACTTGGATTACTGATGATATGAAAGATGCATATGTAAATCTCTTTAATAATGGTTATGCAATGAGTGTTGAAACATATATTGATGAAGAATTAGTTGGAGGATTATACGGAGTTAAAATAGGAAAATGCTTTTTTGGAGAGAGTATGTTTTCTAAAGTAAGCAATGCATCTAAAATAGCATTAATAAAGCTCTCAGAAAAACTAAATAAAGAAGATTTCATATTTATAGATTGCCAAATGCATACAAATCATTTAGAAAGTATGGGTGGAAAGTTTGTAGAGTGGAGTATTTATAAGGATTTACTCAACAAAGGGATAGAATTCAATAAAGTTATTAAGGCACAATCAAAAAAATAG
- a CDS encoding glycosyl transferase — protein MNIMFVKQIFIAFDNSILYYILIVNFIYFMQLILAAFGLYDYVNKMHYSDYKKYTVSTNMIPISMLVPAYNEESTIVDNIKSLLSLHYPSHEVIVINDGSKDNTLKKVIEAYNLKEVNQPIRYLIKTKKVRGIYKNINIPKLTLIDKENGGKADALNVGINVSKYPIFISIDADSILESDSLVRVIMPFIEDKLTLAVGGIVRIINGSKVKDGKLESIGLPSNSLAMFQIVEYLRAFLTGRMGWDAIGCLLIISGAFGAFKKDVVVQVSGYSCNTIGEDMELIIKIHKYLRQNNSQYKVKFVPDPVCWTQVPENIKDLRGQRRRWQIGLMDSLFRHKELLLNPKAGIIGMLGVPYFWIFEMIGPVIEALGYILIPLSYVLGLLNTSYFILFSVASIFYGVILSLGAILLEQYTFGKYPSIKQLLKLSWYGIIENFGYRQMTTLFKIEAIIRFKKLRNSWGEIKRESFNE, from the coding sequence ATGAATATAATGTTTGTCAAACAAATATTTATAGCTTTTGATAATAGTATACTTTATTATATATTAATTGTTAATTTTATATATTTTATGCAGTTGATTTTAGCTGCCTTTGGTTTATATGATTATGTTAATAAAATGCATTATTCTGATTATAAAAAATATACGGTTTCTACAAACATGATACCCATTTCAATGCTTGTACCTGCTTACAATGAGGAAAGTACCATAGTAGACAACATAAAATCTCTATTATCTTTGCATTACCCATCCCATGAAGTTATAGTTATTAATGATGGATCAAAAGACAACACTTTAAAAAAGGTAATTGAAGCTTACAATTTAAAAGAAGTAAATCAACCAATAAGATATTTAATAAAAACAAAAAAAGTTAGAGGTATATACAAAAATATAAATATTCCAAAGCTTACTTTAATAGATAAAGAAAATGGTGGAAAGGCAGATGCTCTTAATGTAGGAATAAACGTATCGAAATACCCAATATTTATATCTATAGATGCTGATTCAATACTTGAAAGTGATTCATTAGTTAGAGTAATAATGCCATTCATTGAAGATAAACTAACACTAGCTGTTGGTGGAATTGTTAGAATCATTAATGGTAGTAAGGTTAAGGATGGAAAATTAGAATCCATTGGACTGCCAAGTAATAGTTTAGCAATGTTTCAGATTGTTGAATATTTAAGGGCATTTCTTACAGGAAGAATGGGTTGGGATGCAATAGGGTGTTTATTAATTATTTCTGGTGCCTTTGGAGCATTTAAGAAAGATGTAGTCGTGCAAGTAAGTGGATATAGTTGTAATACTATTGGAGAAGATATGGAATTAATAATTAAAATTCACAAGTATTTAAGACAAAATAATTCACAATATAAAGTGAAATTTGTACCTGATCCTGTTTGCTGGACACAGGTACCTGAAAATATAAAGGATTTAAGAGGGCAAAGGAGAAGATGGCAAATTGGTTTAATGGATAGCTTATTTCGACATAAAGAATTACTATTAAATCCTAAGGCTGGGATAATAGGAATGTTGGGAGTTCCTTATTTCTGGATTTTTGAAATGATAGGTCCGGTAATTGAAGCTTTAGGTTATATTCTTATTCCATTATCTTATGTTTTGGGGTTACTCAATACTTCGTATTTTATATTGTTTTCAGTTGCATCTATATTTTATGGTGTAATATTATCTTTAGGTGCAATTTTGCTAGAACAATATACTTTTGGTAAATATCCATCAATAAAACAGTTGCTAAAACTTTCATGGTATGGTATTATAGAAAATTTTGGATACAGACAAATGACAACACTCTTTAAAATAGAAGCAATTATAAGATTTAAAAAACTTAGAAATAGTTGGGGGGAAATAAAAAGAGAGAGTTTCAATGAATAG
- a CDS encoding DNA mismatch repair protein MutS has translation MALTPMMVEYMKTKEEYSDCILFYRLGDFYEMFFDDALTVSRELELVLTGKSCGLEERAPMCGIPHHAAAAYVPRLVNKGYKVAICEQLEDPKEAKGIVKRGVVKIITPGTFVDSNSAIENDNTYLMAIYENDEKIGIAISDISTGEFKTTSFDNIRISLLDEISKVSPKEILIDENLSEVLIDDIKGVTSALISKKNFNEFFVTKEELVNQFSDMEVVGLTKERELASSVLLKYIYETQKMSLTNINLLEQYEIINYMTIDGNSRRNLELTESIREKNKKGSLLWVLDKSATSMGGRTLRKWIEEPLIIKSEIEKRLSGVNEAFNSISFNEDLRTSLKEIYDIERIVGKISNKNVNAKDMLSLKASLDKIPAIKELLKYANSDLLKEYYENLDELDDVRRLLDSAIKEEPSLSIKEGNIIKDGYNAEVDELRQSKIHGKEWIAALENQEREFTGIKSLKVGYNKVFGYYIEITKSNYNSIPEGRYVRKQTLANAERYITEELKVMEDKILGSEEKLINLEYALFTEARDTIEKEISRLKKSAKIISNLDGISTLALVALENDYVKPEINEEGLIEVIDGRHPVVEKVIGLGEFVSNNTTLNQTDKELLLITGPNMAGKSTYMRQVALITLMAQIGSFVPASSANISICDKIFTRIGASDDLAGGKSTFMVEMWEVSNILKNATSKSLVLLDEVGRGTSTYDGLSIAWSVIEYITANEKLRCKTLFATHYHELVKLEGILPGVKNYSVAVKKTKDSVIFLRKIVEGGADESYGIEVAKLAGLPDDVINRAREILLGIEGENSFDIHKVTNSEIRESEVAVDFNISNEEVTVTEIVSEINSEYVEEVKCENEFSNKVEYIEENTNKKHKNKDTSNNMQLDFTFMEKQAFLKEISEVDILSLNPMEAMNTLYKLVAEAKKLNN, from the coding sequence ATGGCTTTAACGCCAATGATGGTTGAATACATGAAGACTAAGGAAGAATACAGTGATTGTATTCTATTTTATAGATTAGGTGATTTTTACGAGATGTTTTTTGATGATGCACTTACTGTATCTCGTGAGCTTGAGCTAGTACTCACAGGTAAAAGCTGCGGACTTGAGGAGAGAGCTCCTATGTGTGGAATTCCACATCATGCAGCAGCAGCTTATGTACCAAGGCTTGTTAACAAAGGATATAAAGTTGCAATTTGTGAACAACTTGAAGATCCAAAAGAGGCTAAGGGAATTGTAAAAAGAGGTGTTGTAAAAATAATTACACCTGGAACTTTTGTTGATTCTAATAGCGCTATTGAAAATGATAATACTTATTTAATGGCTATATATGAAAATGATGAAAAAATAGGTATAGCAATTTCAGATATAAGTACTGGTGAATTTAAAACAACTTCTTTTGATAATATAAGAATAAGCCTACTCGATGAAATTTCAAAAGTATCACCTAAAGAAATTTTAATTGACGAAAATTTAAGTGAAGTTCTTATAGATGATATTAAAGGAGTGACCTCTGCACTTATATCTAAAAAGAATTTCAATGAATTTTTTGTTACAAAAGAAGAACTTGTAAATCAATTTTCAGATATGGAAGTTGTAGGATTGACTAAAGAAAGAGAACTTGCAAGCTCAGTATTACTTAAGTACATATATGAAACTCAAAAAATGAGTTTAACTAATATAAATTTATTAGAGCAATATGAAATCATAAATTACATGACCATAGATGGAAATTCAAGAAGAAACTTAGAACTTACAGAAAGTATAAGAGAAAAGAATAAAAAAGGCTCACTTTTATGGGTACTTGATAAAAGTGCAACATCTATGGGAGGAAGAACCTTAAGAAAATGGATAGAAGAACCTTTAATTATTAAATCAGAAATTGAAAAAAGGTTGAGTGGGGTTAATGAAGCATTTAACTCTATAAGTTTTAATGAAGATCTACGAACTTCTTTAAAAGAAATCTATGATATAGAAAGAATTGTAGGTAAAATTTCTAATAAAAATGTAAATGCTAAGGATATGTTATCTCTTAAAGCTTCCTTAGATAAAATTCCAGCAATCAAGGAACTTTTAAAATATGCAAATTCTGATCTTTTAAAAGAATACTACGAAAACTTAGATGAATTAGATGATGTAAGAAGATTATTAGACTCAGCAATTAAAGAAGAGCCATCTTTAAGTATAAAAGAGGGAAACATAATAAAGGATGGCTATAATGCAGAAGTTGACGAATTAAGACAATCAAAAATTCATGGCAAGGAATGGATTGCAGCTCTAGAAAATCAAGAAAGAGAATTTACTGGAATTAAATCTTTAAAGGTTGGTTACAATAAGGTTTTTGGATATTACATTGAAATTACCAAATCAAATTATAACTCTATTCCAGAAGGAAGATATGTAAGAAAACAAACTTTAGCTAATGCTGAAAGATATATAACAGAAGAGCTTAAGGTAATGGAAGATAAAATCTTAGGTTCAGAGGAAAAGCTTATTAATTTAGAATATGCTTTATTTACTGAAGCACGTGACACTATAGAAAAAGAAATTTCTAGACTTAAGAAAAGTGCTAAAATAATTTCAAATTTAGATGGGATATCGACATTAGCTTTAGTCGCTCTTGAAAATGATTATGTTAAACCGGAAATTAATGAAGAAGGTTTAATTGAAGTAATTGATGGAAGACACCCAGTTGTTGAAAAAGTAATAGGCCTTGGAGAATTTGTTTCTAATAATACTACGTTAAATCAAACAGATAAAGAATTATTACTAATAACAGGACCTAACATGGCAGGTAAATCTACATATATGAGACAGGTAGCACTTATTACTTTAATGGCTCAAATAGGTTCATTCGTACCAGCATCTAGTGCAAATATTTCAATTTGTGATAAGATATTTACTAGAATTGGAGCCTCCGATGATTTAGCAGGTGGTAAATCAACATTCATGGTTGAAATGTGGGAAGTATCTAACATACTAAAAAATGCAACATCTAAGAGCTTAGTGTTATTAGATGAAGTAGGAAGAGGGACTTCAACATATGATGGTCTTTCTATAGCTTGGTCAGTTATTGAGTATATAACAGCAAATGAAAAATTAAGATGTAAAACATTGTTTGCAACTCACTATCATGAATTAGTAAAGCTTGAGGGAATCTTACCTGGTGTTAAGAATTATTCTGTAGCAGTTAAGAAAACAAAAGATTCTGTAATCTTCCTTAGAAAGATAGTTGAAGGTGGCGCAGATGAGTCTTATGGTATAGAAGTTGCAAAGCTTGCCGGTCTTCCAGATGATGTAATAAACCGTGCTCGCGAAATCCTTTTAGGAATAGAAGGTGAAAATAGCTTTGATATACATAAGGTGACAAACAGTGAAATTAGAGAAAGTGAAGTAGCTGTAGATTTTAATATATCTAACGAGGAAGTTACTGTCACTGAAATAGTTTCAGAAATTAACAGTGAGTATGTAGAAGAAGTTAAATGTGAAAATGAATTTTCTAATAAAGTTGAATATATAGAAGAAAATACAAATAAAAAACATAAGAATAAAGATACTTCTAATAATATGCAATTAGATTTTACTTTCATGGAAAAGCAAGCATTTCTTAAAGAAATAAGTGAAGTTGATATATTAAGCTTAAATCCTATGGAAGCTATGAATACTTTATATAAGTTGGTAGCAGAGGCTAAGAAATTGAATAATTAA
- a CDS encoding SAM-dependent methyltransferase, translated as MEDFKKAINEIIKEDIIKLVISNKISKNSEYNKITFIFKESNNKQYYQIEKYTDKQVFHENIDLDILEEKVLEYVPSSYKQISAWSSTTTFELKISKKGKFLLSKKKSDNVKLVNKEHNKEKNYILKEGMIIQPLIDLGIFTKEGKVINSKYDKYKQINKFVEIIDDEIKKNDFKELTILDFGCGKSYLTFVLYYYFVEIKKINVKMIGLDLKADVIKKCNDIAKRYNYENLHFELGDINGFKYNNKVDMVISLHACDTATDYALYNAIKWNTKMIFSVPCCQHEFNHQMKAESLSILTKYGIVQERIAALMTDSVRANLLESVGYKTQLLEFIDIAHSPKNILIRATKSNISKDQKEKALDEVRNLMNQFNVSPTLFNLLKEDNLI; from the coding sequence ATGGAAGATTTTAAAAAAGCAATTAATGAAATAATAAAAGAAGATATTATAAAATTAGTTATTAGCAATAAAATTAGTAAAAATTCAGAATATAATAAAATAACATTTATATTTAAAGAAAGTAATAATAAACAATATTATCAAATTGAAAAATACACTGATAAGCAGGTATTTCATGAAAATATTGATCTGGATATTTTAGAAGAAAAAGTTTTAGAGTATGTACCATCAAGCTATAAACAAATTTCAGCTTGGTCAAGTACCACTACTTTCGAATTGAAAATATCTAAAAAAGGTAAGTTTTTATTAAGCAAGAAAAAAAGTGATAATGTAAAGCTCGTTAATAAAGAGCATAATAAAGAAAAAAATTATATTTTAAAAGAAGGTATGATTATTCAGCCTCTTATAGATTTGGGAATTTTTACGAAAGAGGGTAAAGTAATTAATTCAAAGTATGATAAGTATAAGCAAATAAATAAGTTTGTGGAAATTATTGATGATGAAATTAAAAAGAATGATTTTAAGGAACTTACTATTTTAGATTTTGGATGTGGAAAGTCTTATTTAACATTTGTATTATATTATTACTTTGTAGAAATTAAAAAAATTAATGTAAAAATGATAGGATTAGATCTTAAAGCTGATGTAATTAAAAAGTGTAATGATATAGCTAAACGTTATAATTATGAGAATTTACATTTTGAGCTTGGAGATATAAATGGGTTTAAATACAATAATAAAGTTGATATGGTAATATCATTACATGCATGTGATACTGCTACTGATTATGCTTTATACAATGCAATAAAGTGGAATACTAAAATGATTTTCTCTGTCCCTTGTTGCCAACATGAATTCAATCATCAAATGAAAGCAGAATCATTATCTATATTAACAAAGTATGGAATAGTACAAGAACGAATTGCTGCGCTTATGACAGATTCAGTACGTGCAAATCTATTAGAAAGTGTAGGATATAAAACTCAACTTCTAGAATTTATAGATATAGCACATTCCCCTAAAAATATATTGATTAGGGCAACAAAGTCTAATATATCTAAAGACCAAAAGGAAAAGGCTTTAGATGAAGTTAGAAATTTAATGAATCAATTTAACGTTAGTCCAACACTATTTAATTTACTAAAAGAAGATAATTTAATTTAA
- a CDS encoding family 2 glycosyl transferase, with translation MKKFIMFLIIIFLSAFLSFKYIYLIRNEASVYNSDGIYYISKVDNKSFYIYRYGKWEKSFVKGLNIGAAKPGNFPGELAITKEEYLRWFKQISDMNADTIRAYTILKPDFYDALYEYNKTSLKPLYIFQGVWVNEDNISNFEDAHNPIIKDGFKEDIRTIIDIIHGNAELKPQRGHASGVYTKDVSLYVMGWILGLEWDPNFVENTNKINENLNSFDGKYLYTEKASPFEVFLAQSGDYAIDYETENYKMQRPLSFTNWVTTDTLKHPNEPLKKEDMVEVNTEHIKKSDSFKPGLFASYHVYPYYPEFMNYQHDYATYTDKDNKINTYKAYLKDLIKEHTVPVLIAEFGIPASRGKAHNNIHIGYNQGNVDEKSQGEMNAAMLQDIYDEGYAGGLVFTWQDEWFKRTWNTMDLDLADRRSYWSNPQTNEQEFGVLAFDPGKDKSICYVDGDISDWKKDKPLIDIDNMKIYVKSDEKYLYIMGDIKGFDFEKDKLFFPIDVTPNSGNLKYDYYNLTFKRQTDMIIILDNKDDSRIVTDSYYDVFYYIYAKQLKMIDENEAYEKKNSGIFNPMYLCLNKSLYLPEDEKTIPFEKYETGKLVLGDANPEHKNFNSLTDYAVNEDKVEIRIPWQLLNVMDPSTKIVMNDFYEKKEITPLKIENLYVGGILIKNNVVSQNSNMEYYTWDEWENPTYHERLKPSYDILKKAFESIGS, from the coding sequence TTGAAGAAATTTATAATGTTTTTAATAATTATATTTTTATCAGCATTTCTAAGTTTTAAGTATATATACTTAATTAGAAATGAAGCCTCAGTATATAATAGCGATGGAATATACTATATTTCTAAAGTTGATAATAAGTCATTTTATATTTACAGGTATGGAAAATGGGAGAAGTCCTTTGTTAAAGGTTTAAATATTGGGGCAGCAAAACCAGGTAATTTTCCAGGAGAATTAGCCATAACAAAAGAAGAGTATTTGAGATGGTTTAAGCAAATATCTGACATGAATGCGGACACAATAAGAGCATATACCATACTTAAACCTGATTTTTATGATGCATTATATGAGTATAATAAAACCTCCTTGAAGCCTTTATATATTTTTCAGGGAGTATGGGTTAATGAAGATAATATATCAAATTTTGAAGATGCCCATAACCCAATAATCAAGGATGGTTTTAAAGAAGATATAAGAACAATTATTGATATAATTCATGGAAATGCTGAGCTTAAACCACAAAGAGGGCATGCTAGTGGAGTTTATACAAAAGATGTATCACTTTATGTAATGGGATGGATATTAGGACTTGAATGGGATCCAAACTTTGTAGAAAACACAAATAAAATTAATGAAAACCTTAATAGTTTTGATGGGAAGTACTTATATACAGAAAAAGCCTCACCTTTTGAAGTATTTTTAGCACAGTCAGGAGATTATGCTATAGACTACGAAACTGAAAATTACAAAATGCAAAGACCTTTAAGTTTTACTAATTGGGTCACTACAGATACGCTAAAACATCCTAATGAACCTCTAAAAAAGGAAGATATGGTTGAAGTAAACACAGAGCATATAAAGAAAAGTGATTCCTTTAAACCAGGGCTTTTTGCATCATATCACGTATATCCTTACTATCCAGAGTTTATGAATTATCAACATGATTATGCAACATATACAGATAAGGATAACAAGATAAATACTTATAAAGCTTATTTAAAGGATTTAATAAAAGAACATACAGTACCAGTATTAATAGCAGAATTTGGTATACCGGCATCAAGAGGAAAGGCTCATAATAATATTCATATAGGGTATAATCAGGGAAATGTAGATGAAAAAAGTCAAGGTGAAATGAATGCAGCAATGCTTCAGGATATTTATGATGAAGGTTATGCTGGAGGACTAGTTTTTACATGGCAAGATGAATGGTTTAAAAGAACATGGAATACTATGGATTTAGATTTAGCAGATAGAAGATCATATTGGTCTAATCCTCAAACTAATGAGCAGGAGTTTGGAGTTTTAGCATTTGACCCTGGAAAAGATAAAAGTATATGCTATGTTGATGGAGATATTTCTGATTGGAAAAAAGATAAGCCTTTGATAGACATTGATAATATGAAAATATATGTTAAAAGCGATGAAAAATATTTATATATTATGGGAGATATAAAAGGATTTGATTTTGAAAAGGATAAATTATTTTTTCCTATTGATGTAACTCCAAACTCTGGAAATTTAAAATATGATTATTATAATTTAACCTTTAAAAGGCAAACAGATATGATTATTATATTGGATAATAAAGATGATTCAAGAATAGTTACAGATTCTTATTATGATGTTTTTTACTATATATATGCCAAACAATTAAAAATGATAGATGAAAATGAAGCTTATGAAAAAAAGAACAGTGGGATTTTTAATCCTATGTATTTATGTTTAAATAAATCATTATATTTACCTGAAGATGAAAAAACAATTCCCTTTGAAAAATATGAAACTGGGAAGTTAGTTTTAGGGGATGCTAATCCAGAACATAAGAATTTTAATTCATTAACTGATTATGCTGTAAATGAAGATAAAGTAGAAATTAGAATACCTTGGCAACTTTTAAATGTTATGGATCCCTCTACAAAAATAGTTATGAATGATTTCTATGAAAAGAAGGAAATAACACCATTAAAAATAGAAAATCTATATGTAGGTGGAATTCTAATAAAAAATAATGTTGTATCACAAAATAGCAACATGGAGTATTACACTTGGGACGAATGGGAAAATCCAACTTATCACGAAAGACTAAAACCTTCTTATGACATCTTAAAAAAAGCTTTCGAGTCAATTGGATCGTGA